From a single bacterium genomic region:
- the topA gene encoding type I DNA topoisomerase: MARSLVVVESPTKARTLKKLLDGRYDVMASMGHVKDLPRSQLGVDVEHAFAPKYLVPKGKGPIIKELKSAAKKASTVYLATDPDREGEAISWHLSNILTPVNDKIKRIEFHEVTRDAVRRALQHPREIQTSLVNAQQARRILDRLVGYKLSPLLWRKVRGGLSAGRVQSVAVRLIVEREKEIDAFVPQEYWSIAARLIQQGGAAPQVADASFLAKFIGKGSDKISIGNETEAKALVAELERLPYVVGEVRRRDQQRNPAAPFTTSTLQQEANRKLGYSAARTMVVAQQLYEGLDVGPEGTVGLITYMRTDSVNIAESAQQQAREYIGATYGADYVPEKPRRYTSRRDAQEAHEAIRPTSVTRTPDAVRSRLKADQYKVYKLIWERFVASQMASAVMDTLAVDINAGPYLLRATGSRVKFPGFLRVYLEGRDNGEEETPEGWLPDLTAGEKLRLLGLDPQQHFTQPPPRYTEATLVRALEERGIGRPSTYAPIIETIKHRGYVELEDRRLYPTDLGILVNALLVEHFPNVVDVEFTARMEENLDKVEGGAEDWVGLLAGFYRPFSDELVKAEQEIQEVEMTPEEIGEPCPRCGKPLVKRRGRYGEFIACSGYPECSYTRPVGIGVRCPVDNGEVVERRTRKGRVFYGCANYPNCTYVSWDRPTGRMCPTCGSMLVAKRARRGTPPTIVCSNKQCPYKEAPQSREPEHAGARP; encoded by the coding sequence GTGGCGAGATCACTGGTCGTCGTCGAATCACCGACCAAGGCGAGGACGCTCAAGAAGCTCCTCGACGGCCGGTACGACGTCATGGCCTCGATGGGACATGTGAAGGACCTTCCGCGCAGCCAGCTCGGCGTGGACGTAGAACACGCGTTCGCGCCCAAGTATCTGGTGCCGAAGGGCAAGGGCCCGATCATCAAAGAGCTCAAGTCGGCGGCCAAGAAAGCATCGACGGTATACCTGGCCACCGACCCGGACCGGGAGGGCGAGGCGATCTCGTGGCACCTCTCCAACATTCTCACGCCGGTCAACGACAAGATCAAGCGGATCGAGTTTCATGAGGTGACGCGTGACGCGGTGCGCCGCGCCCTGCAGCACCCGCGCGAGATTCAGACCAGCCTCGTCAACGCACAGCAGGCGCGCCGGATCCTCGACCGACTCGTCGGCTACAAGCTGAGCCCTCTACTGTGGCGCAAAGTGCGCGGCGGCCTGAGCGCAGGGCGCGTGCAGTCGGTGGCTGTGCGCCTGATCGTCGAACGCGAAAAGGAGATCGACGCGTTCGTTCCCCAGGAGTACTGGTCGATCGCCGCGCGCCTCATCCAGCAGGGCGGCGCGGCGCCCCAGGTCGCGGACGCGTCCTTCCTCGCCAAGTTCATCGGCAAGGGCTCCGACAAGATCTCGATCGGCAATGAGACGGAGGCCAAAGCGCTCGTCGCGGAACTGGAGCGGCTGCCCTATGTCGTCGGCGAGGTGCGCCGGCGGGATCAGCAGCGGAATCCGGCGGCGCCGTTCACAACCAGCACGCTGCAGCAGGAGGCGAACCGGAAGCTCGGCTACTCCGCGGCGCGCACGATGGTCGTGGCCCAGCAGCTGTACGAGGGCCTCGACGTCGGGCCGGAGGGAACCGTCGGTCTGATCACCTACATGCGCACCGACTCGGTGAACATCGCGGAGTCGGCCCAGCAGCAGGCGCGCGAGTACATCGGCGCGACCTACGGCGCGGACTACGTGCCGGAGAAGCCGCGGCGCTACACCTCACGGCGCGACGCGCAGGAGGCGCACGAAGCGATCAGGCCCACGTCCGTGACCCGGACGCCCGACGCGGTCCGGTCCCGCCTCAAGGCCGATCAGTACAAGGTGTACAAGCTGATCTGGGAGCGGTTCGTGGCGAGCCAGATGGCGTCGGCGGTGATGGACACTCTGGCCGTCGACATCAACGCCGGGCCGTACCTCCTGCGGGCAACCGGATCGCGCGTGAAGTTTCCGGGGTTCCTCCGCGTGTATCTGGAGGGCCGTGACAACGGCGAGGAGGAGACGCCGGAAGGCTGGCTGCCCGACCTCACCGCCGGCGAAAAGCTTCGCCTGCTCGGGCTCGATCCGCAGCAGCACTTCACGCAGCCGCCGCCCCGTTACACCGAGGCGACGCTCGTGCGCGCGCTCGAGGAGCGGGGGATCGGCCGGCCGAGCACCTACGCGCCGATCATCGAGACGATCAAGCACCGCGGCTACGTCGAGCTCGAGGACCGGCGGTTGTATCCGACCGACCTCGGGATCCTCGTGAACGCGCTGCTCGTCGAGCACTTTCCCAACGTCGTGGATGTGGAGTTCACGGCGCGGATGGAGGAGAACCTCGACAAAGTCGAGGGGGGGGCCGAGGACTGGGTCGGTCTTCTCGCCGGTTTCTACCGGCCGTTCTCGGACGAGCTCGTGAAGGCGGAGCAGGAGATCCAAGAGGTCGAGATGACCCCGGAGGAGATCGGCGAGCCCTGCCCCCGCTGCGGCAAGCCGCTCGTCAAGCGGCGCGGACGGTATGGGGAGTTCATTGCCTGCTCGGGCTATCCGGAGTGCTCGTACACCCGGCCCGTCGGCATCGGCGTGCGCTGCCCGGTGGACAACGGCGAGGTCGTCGAGCGCCGGACGCGCAAGGGCCGGGTGTTCTACGGCTGCGCGAACTATCCCAACTGCACGTACGTGTCGTGGGACCGGCCGACCGGGCGGATGTGCCCGACCTGCGGCTCGATGCTGGTCGCGAAGCGCGCCCGTCGGGGGACTCCGCCGACGATCGTCTGCAGCAACAAGCAGTGCCCGTACAAGGAAGCCCCGCAGTCCCGCGAGCCGGAGCACGCCGGCGCCCGACCCTGA